The proteins below are encoded in one region of Paenacidovorax monticola:
- a CDS encoding MarR family winged helix-turn-helix transcriptional regulator, translating into MPQSFDFQQATGHLIRRAHQRSVAIFMEDMAAFDVTPVQFAILVALLDRPGEDQVTLAACVALDAATSGSVIGRLEARGWVRREPDTRDRRRKLLWITPDGERAALQMLDAAPRVQERLVAPLSAEEQADLQRLLARLVYSD; encoded by the coding sequence ATGCCACAGAGCTTTGACTTCCAGCAGGCAACCGGCCACCTGATCCGCAGGGCGCACCAGCGCTCCGTGGCGATCTTCATGGAAGATATGGCGGCATTCGACGTGACGCCTGTGCAGTTCGCCATCCTCGTAGCCCTGCTGGACCGCCCAGGGGAGGACCAGGTCACGCTCGCCGCCTGTGTCGCGCTGGATGCCGCGACCTCGGGTTCCGTCATTGGCCGGCTCGAAGCGCGGGGCTGGGTCCGGCGCGAGCCCGACACGCGGGACCGCCGCCGCAAGCTGCTGTGGATCACCCCCGACGGCGAGCGTGCCGCGCTGCAGATGCTCGACGCCGCGCCGCGCGTGCAGGAGCGCCTGGTGGCGCCGCTTTCCGCCGAGGAGCAGGCAGACCTGCAGCGGCTGCTGGCACGGCTGGTCTACAGCGACTAG
- the phbB gene encoding acetoacetyl-CoA reductase, giving the protein MSQKVAYVTGGMGGIGTAICQRLHKEGFKVIAGCGPTRDYQKWLDEQKALGFTFHASVGNVGDWDSTVAAFTKAKAEHGSIDVLVNNAGITRDRMFLKMTREDWDAVIETNLNSMFNVTKQVVGDMVEKGWGRIVNISSVNGEKGQAGQTNYSAAKAGMHGFTMALAQELATKGVTVNTVSPGYIGTDMVKAIRPDVLDKIVATIPVKRLGEPSEIASIIAWLASDEGGYSTGADFSVNGGLHMG; this is encoded by the coding sequence ATGAGTCAGAAAGTAGCGTATGTCACCGGCGGCATGGGGGGGATCGGCACTGCCATCTGCCAGCGCTTGCACAAGGAAGGGTTCAAGGTGATCGCAGGCTGCGGCCCGACGCGCGACTACCAGAAATGGCTGGACGAGCAGAAGGCCCTGGGCTTCACCTTTCACGCATCGGTGGGGAATGTGGGCGACTGGGACTCCACGGTGGCCGCCTTCACCAAGGCCAAGGCCGAGCATGGCAGCATCGATGTGCTGGTAAACAATGCCGGCATCACGCGCGACCGCATGTTCCTCAAGATGACGCGCGAGGACTGGGATGCGGTGATCGAGACCAACCTGAACTCCATGTTCAACGTCACCAAGCAGGTGGTGGGCGACATGGTGGAAAAGGGCTGGGGCCGTATCGTCAACATCAGCAGCGTGAACGGCGAGAAGGGCCAGGCCGGCCAGACCAACTATTCGGCCGCCAAGGCTGGCATGCACGGCTTCACGATGGCCCTGGCCCAGGAACTGGCCACCAAGGGCGTGACGGTGAACACCGTGAGCCCGGGCTACATCGGCACCGACATGGTCAAGGCGATCCGCCCGGATGTGCTGGACAAGATCGTGGCGACGATTCCCGTGAAGCGCCTGGGCGAGCCCAGCGAGATCGCGTCCATCATTGCCTGGCTGGCCTCGGACGAGGGCGGCTACTCCACGGGGGCCGACTTCTCGGTCAACGGCGGCCTGCACATGGGCTGA
- a CDS encoding fumarylacetoacetate hydrolase family protein produces the protein MSYVFSPAPVASVPVAGSSDRFPVHRIYCVGRNYEEHAKEMGFTGREPPFFFMKPADAVLPVNAGETGRLPYPSLTANLHHEIELVVAIGVGGKNIRAADAARHIFGYAVGLDMTRRDLQNDMKKQGRPWCIGKGFEHSAPIGPITPAAQAGAVNQAAIWLQVNGVDRQRSSVAQLIWNIGETIEHLSAAWELQPGDLIFTGTPEGVAAVVRGDTLEGGVEGLGELRLTVV, from the coding sequence ATGAGCTATGTGTTTTCTCCCGCCCCCGTGGCCAGCGTTCCCGTGGCGGGCAGCAGCGACCGTTTTCCGGTGCACCGCATCTACTGCGTGGGCCGCAACTACGAGGAGCATGCCAAGGAGATGGGCTTCACGGGCCGCGAGCCGCCCTTCTTCTTCATGAAGCCCGCGGACGCCGTCCTGCCTGTGAATGCAGGCGAGACAGGCCGCCTGCCCTACCCCAGCCTCACGGCCAACCTGCACCATGAGATCGAACTCGTGGTCGCCATCGGCGTGGGCGGCAAGAACATCCGCGCCGCCGATGCGGCCCGCCACATCTTCGGCTACGCCGTCGGCCTGGACATGACGCGCCGCGACCTGCAGAACGACATGAAGAAGCAGGGCCGCCCCTGGTGCATCGGCAAGGGCTTCGAGCACAGCGCCCCCATCGGCCCGATCACCCCCGCCGCACAGGCAGGCGCCGTGAACCAAGCCGCCATCTGGCTGCAAGTGAATGGCGTGGACCGCCAGCGCAGCAGCGTGGCCCAGTTGATCTGGAACATCGGCGAAACCATCGAGCACCTCTCCGCCGCGTGGGAGCTGCAGCCGGGCGACCTGATCTTCACGGGCACGCCCGAGGGCGTGGCCGCCGTGGTGCGCGGCGATACGCTCGAAGGCGGCGTCGAAGGTCTGGGCGAACTACGCCTCACGGTGGTCTGA
- a CDS encoding cell division protein ZipA C-terminal FtsZ-binding domain-containing protein produces the protein MSTLQLSLAIVGGIVLALIVAYNAWTTHRNAPKRALPQEDERAPAEPALRQEPSFDGSVTPMPAEGGDTGLPVEPVIAGGPHAVDPREALHLPVPPATHERRPSLDPLIDVIAPMAIEGVASGDAAIAALPTTRRAGSKPFGIEGLNEATQQWEAPQPGQRYTAFQAGVQLANRMGALNEIEFSEFVMKAQAFADALNAAPDFPEMLQEVARARELDQFAGEHDAQLSFMLRARHAAWSPGYVQQNAARLGFVPGAMPGRLVLPTATPGLPPLLSLSYDTQAALSEDPEQSAIRDITLSLDVPQVHRSEQPFARLREVATALCTAMDGVLCDQNGHSLPAMAMDPIAADLELLYDQLDSRELSAGAVLARRLFS, from the coding sequence CATCGTGGCCTACAACGCCTGGACCACGCACCGCAACGCCCCCAAGCGAGCCCTGCCGCAGGAGGACGAGCGCGCACCCGCCGAGCCCGCGCTGCGGCAGGAGCCGTCCTTCGACGGCAGCGTCACTCCCATGCCTGCCGAAGGCGGCGACACGGGCCTGCCCGTGGAGCCCGTGATCGCGGGCGGCCCCCATGCGGTGGACCCGCGCGAGGCCCTGCACCTGCCCGTGCCGCCCGCCACGCATGAGCGCCGCCCCAGCCTGGACCCGCTCATCGACGTGATCGCCCCGATGGCGATCGAGGGCGTGGCGTCGGGCGACGCGGCCATCGCGGCGCTGCCCACCACGCGGCGCGCGGGCAGCAAGCCTTTCGGCATCGAAGGCCTGAACGAAGCCACCCAGCAGTGGGAAGCGCCCCAGCCCGGCCAGCGCTACACGGCCTTCCAGGCCGGCGTGCAGCTGGCCAACCGCATGGGCGCGCTCAACGAGATCGAGTTCTCCGAATTCGTGATGAAGGCCCAGGCCTTCGCCGACGCGCTCAACGCCGCGCCCGATTTTCCCGAGATGCTGCAGGAGGTGGCCCGCGCGCGCGAACTGGACCAGTTCGCGGGTGAACACGATGCCCAACTGAGCTTCATGCTGCGTGCGCGTCACGCGGCCTGGAGCCCCGGCTATGTGCAGCAGAACGCCGCGCGCCTGGGCTTCGTGCCCGGTGCCATGCCGGGCCGACTGGTGCTGCCTACCGCCACGCCCGGCCTGCCGCCGCTGCTGAGCCTGAGCTACGACACGCAGGCCGCGCTGTCCGAGGACCCGGAGCAGTCGGCCATCCGCGACATCACGCTGAGCCTGGATGTACCCCAGGTGCACCGCAGCGAACAGCCCTTCGCGCGCCTTCGCGAGGTGGCCACGGCGCTGTGCACGGCCATGGACGGCGTGCTGTGCGACCAGAACGGCCACTCGCTGCCGGCCATGGCCATGGACCCGATCGCGGCCGACCTGGAGCTGCTCTATGACCAGCTCGACAGCCGGGAGCTGTCGGCTGGCGCGGTGCTCGCCCGGCGTCTGTTCAGCTGA
- a CDS encoding transporter substrate-binding domain-containing protein: MNAKKLLSLVATGVLLCGSFLLPAQAGPRLDKIMEAKVIRVGTPGDYRPFAIKTESGYAGHDIDVIESMAKELGVKIEYVSTSWPNLMKDIQANKFDVAVGGITRNVARIRQVDMLPGYAPFGKVALVRAADQAKYQKLSDLNQAGVRVIKNPGGTNEAFVLEHLKAAQVSTHDKNAEIPALIAEGKGDVMITETYEALHYAKADPRLHAAFIAAPLTPPNTLGFMLPADDADYARVMHFVWGLLESRGALRQASDKWLK, from the coding sequence ATGAACGCGAAAAAACTGCTTTCCCTGGTGGCCACGGGTGTGCTGCTGTGCGGCTCTTTCCTGCTGCCGGCCCAGGCCGGCCCACGCCTGGACAAGATCATGGAGGCCAAGGTCATCCGCGTGGGCACGCCCGGCGACTACCGCCCCTTCGCCATCAAGACAGAGAGCGGCTACGCGGGCCACGACATCGACGTGATCGAGTCCATGGCCAAGGAACTGGGTGTCAAGATCGAGTACGTGTCGACCTCCTGGCCCAACCTCATGAAGGACATCCAGGCGAACAAGTTCGACGTGGCCGTGGGCGGCATCACGCGCAACGTGGCGCGCATCCGCCAGGTGGACATGCTCCCGGGCTATGCCCCCTTCGGCAAGGTTGCCCTGGTGCGCGCGGCCGACCAGGCCAAGTACCAGAAGCTGTCGGACCTGAACCAGGCGGGCGTGCGCGTCATCAAGAACCCGGGCGGCACCAATGAGGCCTTCGTGCTCGAACACCTGAAGGCGGCCCAGGTCAGCACGCACGACAAGAATGCCGAGATCCCCGCGCTGATCGCCGAGGGCAAGGGCGACGTGATGATCACCGAGACCTACGAGGCCCTGCACTACGCCAAGGCCGACCCGCGCCTGCATGCGGCCTTCATCGCCGCGCCGCTGACGCCGCCCAACACCCTGGGCTTCATGCTGCCGGCCGACGACGCCGACTATGCGCGCGTGATGCACTTCGTCTGGGGCCTGCTCGAAAGCCGGGGCGCGCTGCGCCAGGCTTCCGACAAGTGGCTCAAGTAA
- a CDS encoding chemotaxis protein CheW — translation MATFFVDSALFALDAAPVLEALPASAIAPVSAGRMPYCLGTLARRMHGAVTGYVWVFDLGHLLRGTPSPITQHSQVVVLQQGGRRIGLLVSELHGVTTFAPDKVIASPSLAGPHGRLVSELIKANGGRLLIQCIDAQRLLEALQESALAPVAERAIA, via the coding sequence ATGGCGACGTTCTTCGTGGACTCCGCGCTTTTCGCCCTGGACGCCGCGCCCGTGCTCGAAGCCCTGCCCGCGAGTGCCATCGCCCCGGTCTCGGCCGGGCGCATGCCCTACTGCCTGGGCACGCTGGCGCGCCGCATGCACGGCGCCGTCACGGGCTATGTGTGGGTGTTCGACCTGGGCCACCTGCTGCGCGGCACGCCCTCGCCCATCACGCAGCACAGCCAGGTCGTGGTGCTGCAGCAGGGCGGCCGACGCATCGGACTGCTGGTGAGCGAGCTGCACGGCGTGACCACGTTCGCGCCGGACAAGGTCATCGCCTCGCCCTCGCTCGCCGGGCCGCACGGCCGGCTGGTGTCGGAGCTCATCAAGGCCAACGGCGGACGGCTGCTGATCCAGTGCATCGACGCCCAGCGGCTGCTGGAAGCCCTGCAGGAGAGCGCGCTGGCGCCGGTGGCGGAGCGCGCGATCGCCTAA
- the ligA gene encoding NAD-dependent DNA ligase LigA, producing MTENLDLFGAPAQDPSAQAAIEIKALRARLNHWAHQYYVLDEPSVPDAEYDRVFRQLQALEAEHPALVTPDSPTQRVIGAVMEGLAPVRHAVPMLSIHTETDTEASGAEAFDARVRRELGLAEADPPIEYVAEPKFDGLAMSLRYENGRLVQAATRGDGEVGEDVTHNIRTVRQIPLTLPEGVPPLLEVRGEVYMRRADFEALNERQREKGEKTFVNPRNAAAGAVRQLDSGIAAQRPLSFFAYGLGAVTPAGEGGPAFGTHYELLQTLKSWGFPVAAQVQKALGASELVAFHRRVGAERDRLPYDIDGVVYKVNRLDLQRDLGFKTREPRWAVAHKYPAQEMVTRVEGIDVQVGRTGKLTPVARLAPVFVGGVTVTNATLHNLFELRRKGVRVGDQAIVRRAGDVIPEVVGVVPQPRAAYVPNFRMPRQCPVCGSAVVREKGEVNHRCTGGLFCAAQRKEAILHFAARRAMDIEGLGDKLVDQLVEGQVVRTLPDLYRLGLTSLAALERMAEKSAQNVLDALQKSKQTTLPRFLFGLGIRHVGEATAKDLARHFGQLDAIMDASEEQLLEVNDVGPVVAQSIRTFFDQPHNREVVEQLRACGVTWEEGAPAERAPQLLAGKTVVLTGTLPTLSRDAAKEMLEAAGAKVAGSVSKKTSYVVAGAEAGSKLAKAEELGVPVLDEAGMLALLAGAGGGA from the coding sequence ATGACCGAAAACCTGGACCTTTTCGGGGCTCCAGCGCAAGACCCGTCTGCGCAAGCTGCTATTGAAATCAAAGCGCTCCGCGCCCGCCTGAACCACTGGGCGCACCAGTACTACGTGCTGGACGAGCCCTCGGTTCCCGACGCGGAATACGACCGTGTGTTCCGCCAGTTGCAGGCGCTCGAAGCCGAGCACCCCGCGCTGGTGACGCCCGACTCACCCACGCAGCGCGTGATCGGCGCCGTGATGGAAGGGCTCGCGCCCGTGCGCCATGCGGTGCCCATGCTCAGCATCCACACCGAGACCGACACCGAGGCCAGCGGCGCCGAGGCCTTCGATGCGCGTGTGCGGCGCGAACTGGGCCTTGCGGAAGCCGACCCGCCCATCGAGTACGTGGCCGAGCCCAAGTTCGACGGCCTGGCCATGAGCCTGCGCTACGAGAACGGCCGCCTGGTGCAGGCCGCTACGCGCGGCGACGGCGAGGTGGGCGAGGACGTGACGCACAACATCCGCACCGTGCGCCAGATTCCGCTCACGCTGCCCGAGGGCGTGCCGCCCCTGCTCGAGGTGCGCGGCGAGGTCTACATGCGCCGGGCCGACTTCGAGGCCCTCAACGAACGCCAGCGCGAGAAGGGCGAAAAGACCTTCGTGAACCCGCGCAACGCGGCCGCGGGCGCCGTGCGCCAGCTCGACTCGGGCATCGCGGCGCAGCGCCCGCTGTCCTTCTTTGCCTATGGGCTCGGTGCCGTCACCCCGGCGGGCGAGGGCGGGCCGGCGTTTGGCACGCACTACGAGTTGCTGCAAACACTCAAATCCTGGGGATTTCCCGTTGCGGCCCAGGTTCAGAAGGCGCTGGGTGCTTCTGAATTGGTCGCGTTTCACCGCCGCGTGGGGGCCGAGCGCGACCGGTTGCCCTACGACATCGACGGCGTGGTCTACAAGGTCAACCGCCTCGATCTGCAGCGCGACCTGGGCTTCAAGACGCGCGAGCCGCGCTGGGCCGTGGCGCACAAGTACCCTGCCCAGGAGATGGTCACGCGCGTGGAGGGCATCGATGTGCAGGTGGGCCGCACCGGCAAGCTCACGCCCGTGGCCCGCCTGGCGCCCGTGTTCGTGGGTGGCGTGACGGTGACCAACGCCACACTGCACAACCTGTTCGAGCTGCGGCGCAAGGGCGTGCGCGTGGGCGACCAGGCCATCGTGCGCCGCGCGGGCGACGTGATCCCGGAGGTGGTGGGCGTGGTGCCCCAGCCAAGGGCGGCTTACGTGCCCAACTTCCGCATGCCGCGCCAATGCCCCGTGTGCGGCAGCGCCGTGGTGCGCGAGAAAGGCGAAGTCAACCACCGCTGCACGGGCGGGCTGTTCTGCGCCGCGCAGCGCAAGGAGGCCATCCTGCATTTCGCGGCGCGCCGGGCCATGGACATCGAGGGTCTGGGCGACAAGCTGGTGGACCAGCTCGTCGAGGGCCAGGTCGTGCGCACGCTGCCCGACCTGTACCGCCTGGGGCTCACGTCCCTCGCGGCCCTGGAGCGCATGGCCGAGAAGTCGGCGCAGAACGTGCTCGATGCGCTGCAGAAGTCGAAGCAGACCACGCTGCCGCGCTTTCTGTTTGGCCTGGGCATCCGCCATGTCGGCGAGGCCACGGCCAAGGACCTGGCGCGCCATTTCGGCCAGCTCGATGCCATCATGGATGCGAGCGAAGAGCAGTTGCTCGAGGTCAACGACGTGGGCCCCGTCGTGGCGCAGAGCATCCGCACCTTCTTCGACCAGCCGCACAACCGCGAGGTGGTGGAGCAACTGCGCGCCTGTGGCGTGACCTGGGAGGAGGGCGCGCCGGCCGAGCGCGCGCCGCAGCTGCTCGCGGGCAAGACCGTGGTGCTCACGGGCACGTTGCCCACGCTGAGCCGCGACGCGGCCAAGGAAATGCTCGAGGCCGCGGGGGCCAAGGTGGCGGGCTCGGTGAGCAAGAAGACCAGCTACGTCGTGGCGGGCGCCGAGGCCGGCAGCAAGCTGGCCAAGGCCGAGGAACTGGGCGTGCCGGTACTCGACGAGGCGGGCATGCTCGCGCTGCTCGCGGGGGCTGGCGGCGGGGCCTGA
- a CDS encoding DUF2242 domain-containing protein: MALLGLVVAVSGCFQRQAAPLKNFEPEAFDSTANYSRHYETAPAQACEAARRALLSQGYVLSAASGEQVTGRKFFQPNAEVHVPLEMRVVCAPEGEDSAIVFAVAVQEVHAVRKSNNSASLGVGGLGSLSLPIEGGNDGMVKVGTQTVSDPRFYGSFFDLLGEHLEP, from the coding sequence GTGGCGCTGTTGGGCCTGGTGGTGGCCGTGTCGGGCTGCTTTCAGCGGCAGGCGGCGCCGCTGAAGAATTTCGAGCCCGAGGCCTTCGATTCCACGGCCAACTATTCGCGGCACTATGAAACCGCTCCGGCCCAGGCCTGCGAGGCCGCGCGCCGGGCGCTGCTGAGCCAGGGCTATGTGCTGAGCGCCGCGTCGGGCGAACAGGTCACGGGCCGCAAGTTCTTCCAGCCCAATGCCGAGGTCCATGTGCCGCTGGAGATGCGCGTGGTCTGTGCGCCGGAGGGGGAGGACAGCGCCATCGTCTTCGCCGTCGCGGTGCAGGAAGTGCACGCCGTGCGCAAGTCCAACAACTCGGCCTCGCTGGGCGTGGGCGGCCTGGGCTCGCTCTCTCTGCCTATCGAGGGCGGCAATGACGGCATGGTCAAGGTCGGCACGCAGACGGTGTCTGACCCGCGCTTTTACGGCAGCTTCTTCGACCTGCTCGGCGAGCACCTGGAGCCTTGA
- a CDS encoding acetyl-CoA C-acetyltransferase yields MEDIVIVSAVRTPVGKFGGSLAKTPATELGAIVIKEALARAKVASDQVGEVIMGQVLTAGVGQNPARQAMMKAGVAKETPALTINAVCGSGLKAVMLAAQAVATGDSEIVVAGGQESMSLSPHVLNGSRDGQRMGDWKMVDTMIVDGLWDVYNQYHMGITAENVAKQYGITREMQDALALASQQKAAAAQDAGRFVDEIVGVSLAQKKGDPILFNADEYLNRKTNADALAGLRPAFDKAGSVTAGNASGLNDGAAAVVVMSAKKAAALGLTPLARIAAFGTSGLDPATMGMGPVPASRKALQRAGWNAADVDLFELNEAFAAQACAVNKELALDPSKVNVNGGAIAIGHPIGASGCRVLVTLLHEMQRRGAKKGLAALCIGGGMGVSLAVER; encoded by the coding sequence ATGGAAGACATCGTCATCGTTTCCGCCGTTCGCACGCCCGTGGGCAAGTTCGGCGGCTCGCTCGCCAAGACCCCGGCCACCGAGCTGGGCGCCATCGTCATCAAGGAGGCCCTGGCACGGGCCAAGGTGGCATCCGACCAGGTCGGCGAAGTCATCATGGGCCAGGTGCTGACGGCAGGCGTGGGCCAGAACCCCGCACGCCAGGCCATGATGAAGGCCGGCGTGGCCAAGGAAACCCCCGCGCTGACCATCAACGCCGTGTGCGGCTCGGGCCTGAAGGCCGTGATGCTGGCCGCCCAGGCCGTTGCCACGGGCGACAGCGAGATCGTCGTGGCCGGTGGCCAGGAGAGCATGAGCCTGTCGCCCCACGTACTCAACGGCTCGCGCGACGGGCAGCGCATGGGCGACTGGAAGATGGTCGACACCATGATCGTCGACGGCCTGTGGGACGTGTACAACCAGTACCACATGGGCATCACCGCCGAGAACGTGGCCAAGCAGTACGGCATCACGCGCGAGATGCAGGACGCCCTGGCCCTGGCCAGCCAGCAGAAGGCTGCCGCCGCGCAGGACGCAGGCCGCTTCGTGGACGAGATCGTGGGTGTGAGCCTGGCGCAGAAGAAGGGCGACCCCATCCTCTTCAACGCCGACGAGTACCTGAACCGCAAGACCAATGCGGACGCCCTGGCCGGCCTGCGCCCGGCCTTCGACAAGGCCGGCAGCGTGACGGCAGGCAACGCCTCGGGCCTGAATGATGGCGCCGCCGCCGTGGTGGTCATGAGCGCCAAGAAGGCCGCGGCCCTGGGCCTGACGCCGCTGGCGCGCATTGCCGCGTTCGGCACCAGCGGGCTGGACCCCGCCACCATGGGCATGGGCCCCGTGCCGGCCTCGCGCAAGGCGCTGCAGCGCGCCGGCTGGAATGCTGCCGACGTGGACCTGTTCGAGCTCAACGAAGCCTTCGCGGCCCAGGCCTGTGCCGTGAACAAGGAACTGGCGCTGGATCCGTCCAAGGTCAACGTGAACGGCGGTGCGATCGCCATCGGCCACCCCATCGGCGCCTCGGGCTGCCGCGTGCTCGTCACCCTGCTGCACGAAATGCAACGGCGCGGCGCCAAGAAGGGCTTGGCCGCACTGTGCATTGGCGGCGGCATGGGGGTTTCGCTGGCGGTGGAGCGCTGA
- the maiA gene encoding maleylacetoacetate isomerase, producing MKLYNYFRSSASFRVRIALQIKGLDYDYVPVNLLKAEHLEPGYAARLGDALVPALETDDGHTLGQSMAIIEYLEETHPAAPALLPSDALGRARVRALAQTVACEIHPLNNPRVLRYVVRELKADDAAKTAWYRHWVRNGLEAFERQLTLLARERAQAGLPPSVYCWGDTPTLADCCLVPQIFNAQRFDVNLDGLPQTMAIHAACMALPAFQRAQPSACPDSAA from the coding sequence ATGAAGCTCTACAACTATTTCCGTTCCTCGGCCTCGTTCCGGGTCCGCATCGCGCTGCAGATCAAGGGCCTGGACTACGACTACGTTCCTGTGAACCTGCTGAAGGCCGAACACCTGGAGCCGGGCTATGCGGCCCGGCTGGGCGACGCGCTCGTGCCCGCGCTCGAAACCGACGACGGCCATACGCTGGGCCAGTCCATGGCCATCATCGAATACCTGGAAGAAACCCACCCGGCGGCACCGGCCCTGCTGCCCTCCGACGCGCTGGGCCGGGCCCGCGTGCGCGCCCTCGCGCAGACGGTGGCCTGCGAGATCCATCCGCTCAACAACCCGCGCGTGCTCCGGTATGTGGTGCGCGAGCTGAAGGCGGACGACGCCGCCAAGACGGCCTGGTACCGCCACTGGGTGCGCAACGGGCTCGAAGCCTTCGAGCGCCAGCTGACCCTGCTGGCGCGTGAGCGCGCCCAGGCGGGCCTGCCCCCCTCCGTGTACTGCTGGGGCGATACCCCCACGCTGGCCGACTGCTGCCTGGTGCCGCAGATCTTCAATGCGCAGCGCTTCGACGTGAACCTCGATGGCCTGCCGCAGACCATGGCCATTCACGCAGCCTGCATGGCCCTGCCGGCCTTCCAGCGCGCCCAGCCTTCGGCCTGCCCCGACAGCGCCGCCTGA